In Neorhizobium sp. NCHU2750, a single genomic region encodes these proteins:
- a CDS encoding TIGR00282 family metallophosphoesterase, which translates to MRLLFLGDLVGKTGRTAVWEKLPGLISDLKLDFVIVNGENAAGGFGITEDIFIETINAGADVVTTGNHVWDQKEAVSFAGRHDQFLRPANYPAGTPGKGSGLYYARNGARVLVANIMGRVYMHPELDDPFKAGETILEAAPLKDQADAIIFDFHAEATSEKQCFGHFVDGRASLVVGTHTHVPTADCQILNGGTGYMSDAGMCGDYDSSLGMDKEEPLNRFISKMPKSRFEVASGPATICGVGIEISDRTGLAEKIEPLRIGPRLAENIPSFWR; encoded by the coding sequence ATGCGCCTTCTCTTTCTAGGTGATCTGGTCGGCAAGACCGGCCGAACGGCCGTATGGGAAAAGCTGCCGGGCTTGATCTCCGACCTGAAACTCGACTTCGTCATCGTCAACGGCGAGAACGCGGCGGGCGGTTTCGGCATTACCGAAGACATTTTTATCGAGACCATCAATGCCGGCGCCGACGTGGTGACCACCGGCAACCATGTCTGGGACCAGAAGGAGGCGGTGAGCTTTGCGGGCCGCCACGACCAGTTCCTGCGCCCGGCCAATTATCCGGCCGGCACGCCCGGCAAGGGCTCTGGGCTCTACTATGCCCGCAACGGGGCGCGCGTGCTCGTCGCCAACATCATGGGCCGGGTCTATATGCATCCGGAACTCGACGATCCCTTCAAGGCGGGCGAGACCATTCTGGAAGCCGCACCGCTGAAGGATCAGGCGGATGCGATCATCTTCGACTTTCATGCGGAAGCGACCAGTGAAAAGCAGTGTTTTGGCCATTTCGTCGACGGCCGCGCCTCGCTCGTCGTCGGCACGCACACGCATGTGCCGACCGCCGATTGCCAGATCCTCAATGGCGGCACCGGCTACATGTCGGATGCCGGCATGTGCGGCGATTACGATTCATCGCTCGGCATGGACAAGGAAGAGCCGCTCAACCGGTTCATTTCCAAGATGCCGAAGAGCCGTTTCGAAGTGGCGAGCGGTCCGGCGACGATCTGCGGCGTCGGCATCGAGATCTCGGACCGCACCGGGCTTGCCGAAAAGATCGAGCCCTTGAGGATCGGGCCGCGGCTTGCGGAGAACATCCCGAGCTTCTGGCGTTGA
- a CDS encoding 5-formyltetrahydrofolate cyclo-ligase: MQNKSIKAQMRAERLAARDALGVADRLDKSRSIAAYGAAAIELDAGTTVSGFLPIRSEVDVRLLMDVLRDEGGRLCVPVVLDKETIVFRAFTPGVDLVSGVFGTVGPGPDVPELEPQIMLVPLAAFDSRGHRIGYGGGYYDRAIHRLHEKGRNPRLIGIAFDCQEVASVPEEPHDIRLHGILTESGFRDLSDGAIAKIG; this comes from the coding sequence ATGCAGAACAAGTCCATCAAGGCGCAGATGCGGGCCGAGAGGCTTGCTGCGCGTGATGCGCTTGGCGTGGCCGACCGGCTGGACAAGAGCCGGTCGATTGCCGCGTATGGCGCTGCCGCGATCGAACTCGATGCCGGGACCACCGTGTCCGGCTTCCTGCCGATTCGCTCGGAAGTCGATGTTCGCTTGCTGATGGACGTGCTGCGCGACGAAGGCGGTCGGCTCTGCGTGCCAGTCGTTCTCGACAAGGAGACGATCGTGTTCCGCGCGTTCACGCCGGGTGTTGATCTGGTGTCCGGCGTGTTCGGGACCGTCGGGCCGGGGCCGGATGTGCCCGAACTCGAACCTCAGATCATGCTCGTGCCGCTTGCGGCATTTGATAGCAGAGGTCACCGGATCGGCTATGGCGGCGGCTATTATGACCGCGCCATTCACCGTTTGCATGAAAAAGGGCGCAATCCTCGGCTGATCGGCATTGCATTCGACTGCCAGGAAGTGGCATCAGTGCCGGAAGAACCTCATGATATCAGGCTTCATGGCATTCTGACGGAAAGCGGCTTTCGCGACCTGTCCGATGGAGCCATTGCGAAGATTGGATAG
- a CDS encoding hemolysin family protein, with the protein MIVIALTVLNGVLAMSELAVVSSRPVRLKVMAEQGNRGAATAIKLAEDPGRFLSSVQIGITLVGVLSGAFSGATLGTRLTQWLEAQGLHENVADWLGVGGVVVVITYLSLILGELVPKQIALRAPEAVAARVAPTMKLIATFGAPIVWFLDISGRIVLTILRQRGETDDRVTDEEIRTVLAEAQSAGVIESGESEMISGVMRLADRTARGLMTPRRDVEVVDTEDEPEEIRAQLRATTRSRLPVRKGSSDEILGVLFVKDAYDFMAGGRHFDIQSAMREAPVVSDLTGALDVIQALRRAPAHMVLVYDEYGHFEGIISSGDVLEAITGVFQEDETEEPAIVPRDDGSYLVAGWMPVDEFGAQMGISIEDDPGYETVAGFVLDELKHLPDLGEKFSTHGWTFEVVDLDGRRIDKLLVSRANEKA; encoded by the coding sequence ATCATCGTCATTGCACTCACCGTCCTCAACGGTGTTCTGGCAATGTCGGAGCTTGCCGTCGTTTCCTCTCGCCCCGTGCGCCTGAAAGTCATGGCCGAACAGGGTAACCGGGGGGCCGCAACCGCGATCAAGCTTGCGGAAGACCCGGGCCGTTTTCTTTCTAGCGTACAGATCGGCATTACCCTCGTGGGCGTTCTTTCCGGCGCCTTTTCCGGTGCAACGCTCGGCACGCGTCTGACCCAATGGCTGGAAGCCCAGGGCCTGCATGAAAACGTGGCCGACTGGCTTGGCGTCGGTGGCGTCGTTGTCGTCATCACCTATCTGTCGCTCATCCTCGGCGAACTCGTACCGAAGCAGATCGCGCTTCGCGCGCCTGAGGCCGTCGCCGCGCGGGTTGCGCCGACGATGAAGCTGATCGCCACATTCGGTGCGCCGATCGTCTGGTTTCTCGATATTTCCGGCCGCATCGTGCTGACGATTCTTCGCCAGCGGGGAGAGACCGACGACAGGGTGACGGACGAGGAAATCCGCACGGTGCTTGCCGAAGCGCAGAGCGCCGGCGTCATCGAGAGCGGCGAGTCCGAGATGATCTCCGGCGTAATGCGCCTGGCCGACCGAACCGCACGTGGCCTGATGACGCCGCGCCGCGATGTCGAGGTCGTCGATACCGAGGACGAGCCGGAGGAAATCCGCGCCCAGCTGCGTGCCACGACGCGTTCGCGCCTGCCGGTGCGCAAGGGAAGCTCCGACGAAATCCTCGGCGTGCTGTTCGTCAAGGATGCCTATGACTTCATGGCTGGCGGCAGACATTTCGACATACAGAGCGCCATGCGCGAGGCGCCTGTCGTTTCCGACCTCACCGGCGCGCTAGACGTGATCCAGGCGTTGCGCCGGGCGCCGGCGCATATGGTGCTGGTCTATGACGAATACGGTCATTTCGAAGGCATCATCAGCTCGGGTGACGTGCTTGAGGCAATCACCGGCGTGTTCCAGGAAGACGAGACGGAAGAGCCTGCGATCGTGCCGCGTGACGACGGGTCCTACCTTGTCGCCGGCTGGATGCCGGTCGACGAATTCGGCGCGCAGATGGGTATTTCGATCGAGGACGATCCGGGCTACGAGACGGTGGCAGGCTTCGTGCTCGACGAGTTGAAGCACCTGCCGGATCTCGGCGAGAAGTTTTCGACCCATGGCTGGACCTTCGAGGTCGTCGATCTCGACGGGCGCCGTATCGACAAGCTGCTCGTCTCGCGGGCGAACGAGAAGGCCTGA
- a CDS encoding histidine kinase dimerization/phosphoacceptor domain -containing protein, with protein MPRTILYVDDDVALARLAERHLGRAGYEVIPATDGASAMTVMEKGGIDAVVLDHYLRAETGLDIFHRLREHDATIPVIYVTGSSDATIAIEAMKNGASDYVIKTVGEEFWPLMQNAIGQAISNANLRREKEKAEQEIRLGKERAEVLLAEVNHRVANSLALVAALIRLQAGSSKNEDVKEALAETQARITAIAGMHRSLYTSDDVRQVEMDKYLGTLVNEVQGTVVDRQGPSIRLDADCIALTSDRAVSVGMIVTELLTNAVKYAYEPGRDGEVRVLFKHQPDGKALLAVEDDGIGWKEGDTVQGTGLGSRIVKSMASTLGSSIEYVVRPVGTRAEIILDIAL; from the coding sequence ATGCCGCGAACGATCCTGTATGTTGACGACGACGTCGCGCTTGCCCGTCTCGCGGAACGCCATCTTGGTCGTGCCGGCTATGAGGTAATCCCTGCAACCGATGGCGCAAGCGCCATGACGGTGATGGAGAAGGGCGGCATCGATGCCGTCGTTCTCGATCATTACCTGCGGGCGGAGACGGGTCTCGATATCTTTCATCGCCTGCGGGAGCACGATGCGACCATTCCGGTCATCTATGTAACCGGATCGAGCGACGCGACGATCGCCATCGAGGCGATGAAGAACGGCGCGTCCGACTACGTCATCAAGACGGTCGGCGAGGAATTCTGGCCGCTGATGCAGAATGCGATCGGCCAGGCGATCAGCAATGCAAACCTTCGCCGCGAGAAGGAAAAGGCAGAGCAGGAAATCCGCCTTGGCAAGGAGCGGGCGGAAGTCCTGCTGGCCGAGGTCAATCACCGGGTGGCCAACAGTCTGGCGCTGGTCGCGGCGCTGATCCGGCTTCAGGCCGGCAGCAGCAAGAACGAGGACGTGAAGGAGGCGCTGGCCGAGACGCAGGCGCGCATCACCGCGATCGCCGGCATGCATCGCAGCCTCTACACGTCGGACGACGTGCGGCAGGTGGAGATGGACAAATATCTCGGTACGCTGGTCAACGAGGTTCAGGGAACGGTCGTCGATCGCCAGGGACCGTCGATCAGGCTCGATGCCGACTGTATCGCGCTGACATCCGACCGGGCCGTCTCCGTCGGTATGATCGTCACCGAACTTCTGACCAATGCGGTCAAATATGCCTATGAACCGGGCCGCGACGGCGAGGTGAGGGTGCTGTTCAAGCACCAGCCCGACGGAAAAGCGCTGCTTGCCGTCGAGGATGACGGGATCGGCTGGAAGGAAGGCGACACGGTGCAGGGGACCGGGCTCGGAAGCCGGATCGTCAAGTCGATGGCCTCCACGCTCGGTTCGTCGATTGAGTATGTCGTGCGTCCGGTCGGAACACGGGCGGAGATCATTCTCGATATCGCGTTATGA
- a CDS encoding response regulator, which yields MKAAGKEVTIVMVEDDEGHARLIEKNVRRAGVNNDIVPFTNGTEALDFILGPDRSGSINHDRYLLILLDLNLPDMSGIDILEKVKSNPHAKRLPVVILTTTDDEREIQRCYDLGANVYITKPVDYDNFAHAIRQLGLFFSVMQIPG from the coding sequence ATGAAAGCAGCCGGCAAGGAAGTCACGATCGTCATGGTCGAGGACGACGAGGGCCATGCCCGCCTGATCGAAAAGAACGTGCGGCGGGCCGGCGTCAACAACGACATCGTGCCCTTCACCAACGGTACCGAGGCGCTCGACTTCATTCTGGGGCCGGATCGCTCCGGATCGATCAATCACGACCGCTACCTGTTGATCCTGCTCGACCTCAACCTGCCCGATATGTCGGGTATTGACATCCTCGAGAAGGTGAAGTCCAACCCTCATGCGAAGCGACTGCCCGTAGTGATCCTCACGACGACGGACGATGAGCGGGAAATTCAGCGCTGCTATGATCTCGGCGCGAATGTCTATATTACCAAGCCAGTGGATTACGATAACTTCGCGCACGCCATAAGACAGCTCGGTCTGTTCTTCTCGGTGATGCAGATACCCGGATAA
- a CDS encoding CHASE3 domain-containing protein codes for MPLSNRTFTRSSLLMLLIGAGLLMAIVLSSFFLARMTHTYFDEVTKLRAVRSAAADMLLLMNSAESGQRGYLLIQDDGFLQPYEKALQALPTQVDRLERVAGNQTTVKVPIADIRRLIAEKVTEMQSTLDLASKGRVGDALAIVRNQSGFLVMQQLRDTLGKLIDELDGHLVGGIGDLRDSAASLQYVTIGGGLLIILVVGGAIAVVMQHVRELDKARGEVEELNVGLEERVTERTEDLIQANREIQRYAYIVSHDLRAPLVNIMGFTSELDASLKSISTYVLADGAQPSEDEVREARLAVEEDLPEAIGFIRSSTKKMDGLINAILKISRDGRRELKPERIDLGELLEATAASVYHQVSDAGGEVSISVDAARGLVTDRFSMEQIFGNLFDNAVKYKHPDRPLALSVQAKPMGRSAVRIEVADNGRGIAQEDQERVFELFRRAGVQDKAGEGIGLAHVRSLVRNLGGEITVTSTLGGGSTFVIRLPLDLSQYVRSNGS; via the coding sequence ATGCCCTTATCGAACAGAACCTTCACCCGATCGTCGCTTTTGATGCTTTTGATCGGTGCGGGACTGCTCATGGCCATCGTCCTGTCGTCCTTTTTCCTGGCACGGATGACGCATACATATTTTGACGAGGTGACGAAGCTGAGGGCGGTGCGCTCGGCTGCGGCCGACATGCTGTTGTTGATGAATTCGGCCGAATCGGGCCAGCGTGGCTATCTGCTCATTCAGGATGACGGCTTTCTCCAGCCCTATGAAAAGGCGCTCCAGGCACTGCCGACGCAGGTCGACAGGCTTGAGCGCGTCGCGGGAAACCAGACGACCGTCAAGGTTCCGATTGCCGACATTCGCCGCCTGATCGCCGAGAAAGTGACCGAGATGCAGTCGACGCTCGACCTTGCGAGCAAGGGGCGGGTTGGGGATGCGCTGGCGATCGTGCGCAACCAGTCCGGCTTCCTCGTCATGCAGCAGCTTCGCGATACGCTCGGCAAGTTGATCGACGAGCTGGACGGGCATCTGGTCGGGGGTATCGGTGATCTGCGCGACAGCGCCGCGTCGCTGCAATATGTGACGATCGGTGGCGGGTTGCTGATCATCCTCGTGGTCGGCGGGGCGATTGCCGTCGTCATGCAGCATGTGCGCGAACTCGACAAGGCACGTGGCGAAGTCGAGGAACTGAATGTCGGCCTGGAGGAGCGCGTCACCGAGCGCACCGAAGACCTGATCCAGGCAAACCGGGAAATCCAGCGCTACGCCTATATCGTCTCGCATGATCTCAGGGCGCCGCTCGTCAACATCATGGGTTTTACCAGTGAGCTCGACGCGTCGCTGAAATCGATCAGCACCTATGTGCTTGCCGATGGCGCGCAGCCGAGCGAAGACGAGGTGCGCGAGGCGCGGCTTGCGGTGGAGGAGGATCTGCCGGAGGCGATCGGCTTCATACGGTCGTCGACGAAGAAGATGGACGGTCTGATCAACGCCATCCTCAAAATCTCCCGCGACGGACGGCGCGAATTGAAGCCGGAGCGGATCGATCTCGGCGAATTGCTGGAAGCGACGGCCGCAAGCGTTTATCATCAGGTCAGTGATGCGGGCGGGGAGGTGTCCATTTCCGTCGATGCGGCGCGCGGTCTGGTGACCGACCGGTTCTCGATGGAGCAGATTTTCGGCAACCTGTTCGACAATGCGGTAAAATACAAGCATCCCGACCGGCCGCTCGCCCTGTCAGTCCAGGCAAAACCCATGGGGCGCAGCGCCGTCAGGATCGAAGTTGCCGACAACGGACGGGGGATCGCTCAGGAAGACCAGGAGCGCGTCTTTGAACTGTTCCGGCGGGCCGGCGTGCAGGATAAGGCGGGTGAGGGGATCGGGCTTGCCCATGTCCGCTCATTAGTCAGAAATTTAGGCGGCGAAATTACTGTGACGTCAACCTTGGGCGGCGGATCGACATTCGTCATTCGCCTGCCCCTCGATTTGTCCCAGTATGTCAGGAGTAACGGGTCATGA
- a CDS encoding cell division protein ZapA, translating into MAQITVTIDGKAYRMACEEGQEDHLSQLADRLDRYVGHLKSQFGEIGDLRITVMAGIMIMDELSEMTRKVSALEAEVDALRSNRDGSLEHQQQSEQVLVSTIGELAARIEGLAAKLNGRTPAQAN; encoded by the coding sequence ATGGCCCAGATAACAGTCACGATCGACGGCAAGGCCTATCGCATGGCCTGCGAAGAGGGACAGGAAGATCACCTGAGCCAGCTCGCGGACCGGCTCGACCGTTATGTCGGCCATCTGAAGAGCCAGTTCGGCGAGATCGGCGACCTGAGGATCACGGTCATGGCCGGCATCATGATCATGGACGAGTTGTCGGAGATGACCCGCAAGGTGTCGGCGCTCGAGGCGGAAGTGGATGCCCTCAGATCCAACCGGGACGGATCGCTCGAACACCAGCAGCAGAGCGAGCAGGTGCTCGTCTCGACGATCGGCGAGCTTGCCGCACGCATCGAGGGACTGGCGGCAAAACTCAATGGCCGCACGCCCGCACAGGCGAACTGA
- a CDS encoding DUF4164 domain-containing protein, which yields MPADKTVEMALSELRAAVGSLENAVDARIERQRENRDVDGEVRRVHADRARLAQELDQSQFRANRLEEVNREVSRRLVTAMETIRAVLDR from the coding sequence ATGCCGGCAGACAAGACGGTTGAGATGGCGCTTTCAGAACTGCGTGCGGCGGTCGGCAGCCTGGAGAATGCCGTGGATGCACGCATAGAGCGACAGCGCGAGAACCGCGATGTCGACGGCGAAGTGCGCCGCGTCCATGCCGACCGCGCGCGTCTGGCGCAGGAACTCGACCAGTCGCAATTTCGCGCCAATCGTCTGGAAGAGGTCAATCGCGAGGTTTCGCGGCGGCTGGTGACGGCGATGGAGACGATACGCGCCGTGCTGGATCGGTAA
- the tkt gene encoding transketolase, protein MTSREQNDRMANAIRFLAMDAVEKANSGHPGMPMGMADVATVLFSKYLKFDPTKPHWPDRDRFVLSAGHGSMLLYSLLYLTGYEDMTVEDLKQFRQLGSKTAGHPEYGHATGIETTTGPLGQGIANAVGMAIAERKLREEFGADLQDHYTYVINGDGCLMEGISHEAIALAGHLKLNKLVLFWDNNSITIDGAVSLSDSTDQIARFKAVHWNTIEIDGHDQAAIADAIEQAHKSDRPTFIACKTVIGFGAPNKAGSHKVHGSPLGAEEIAATRKALNWEYEPFIVPNDVLSEWRAAGTRSVDAVKAWEGRLAKSDKKAEFDRRFAGDLPAGFDAAISDYKKKLAETKPTIATRKASEDALEVINGFLPETLGGSADLTPSNNTKTSQMHSITPTDFAGRYMHWGIREHGMASAMNGIALHGGLIPYGGGFMIFSDYCRPPIRLASLMGIRVIHVLTHDSIGVGEDGPTHQPVEQMASLRAIPNLMMFRPADAVETAECWQIAVTTKDRPSGLALTRQNLTTVRTEYSEKNLSTLGAYTLAGSADAKVTIFASGSEVELAVAARKTLEEKGISVRVVSVPSTELFFEQPDAYRAEVIGKSPVKIAVEAGVREGWDAFIGPEGTFVGMKSFGASGPAKDVFKHFGITVDAVVAAAEAKI, encoded by the coding sequence ATGACTTCTCGCGAACAAAACGACCGGATGGCAAATGCAATCCGTTTTCTCGCCATGGATGCCGTCGAAAAGGCCAATTCCGGCCACCCAGGCATGCCGATGGGCATGGCCGACGTTGCAACCGTCCTCTTTTCCAAATACCTGAAATTTGACCCGACGAAACCGCATTGGCCCGACCGCGACCGCTTCGTGCTGTCGGCCGGCCACGGTTCGATGCTGCTTTATTCGCTGCTCTATTTGACCGGTTATGAAGACATGACCGTCGAGGACCTAAAGCAGTTCCGCCAGCTCGGCTCCAAGACCGCAGGTCACCCGGAATACGGCCATGCCACCGGCATCGAGACGACCACCGGCCCGCTCGGCCAGGGCATTGCCAATGCCGTTGGCATGGCGATCGCCGAACGCAAGCTGCGCGAGGAATTCGGCGCCGACCTGCAGGATCACTACACCTATGTGATCAACGGCGACGGCTGCCTGATGGAAGGTATCAGCCATGAGGCCATCGCCCTTGCCGGCCACCTGAAGCTCAACAAGCTGGTCCTTTTCTGGGATAACAACTCGATCACCATCGACGGCGCCGTCTCGCTCTCCGATTCGACCGACCAGATTGCCCGCTTCAAGGCGGTTCACTGGAACACGATCGAGATCGACGGCCACGACCAGGCTGCGATCGCCGACGCCATCGAGCAGGCCCACAAGTCCGACCGCCCGACCTTCATCGCCTGCAAGACCGTCATCGGCTTCGGCGCCCCGAACAAGGCCGGCAGCCACAAGGTTCACGGCTCTCCGCTTGGCGCCGAGGAAATTGCCGCGACCCGCAAGGCGCTGAACTGGGAATACGAACCCTTCATCGTCCCGAACGACGTGCTGTCCGAATGGCGTGCCGCCGGCACCCGCTCGGTCGATGCCGTCAAGGCCTGGGAAGGCCGCCTGGCAAAGTCCGACAAGAAGGCCGAATTCGACCGCCGCTTCGCCGGTGATCTGCCGGCCGGCTTCGATGCCGCCATCTCCGACTACAAGAAAAAGCTCGCCGAGACGAAGCCGACGATCGCGACCCGCAAGGCTTCCGAAGACGCGCTTGAAGTCATCAACGGCTTCCTGCCGGAAACGCTCGGCGGTTCCGCCGACCTGACGCCGTCGAACAACACCAAGACCAGCCAGATGCATTCGATCACGCCGACGGATTTCGCCGGCCGCTACATGCACTGGGGTATTCGCGAACACGGCATGGCTTCGGCCATGAACGGCATCGCGCTGCACGGCGGTCTGATCCCCTATGGCGGCGGCTTCATGATCTTCTCCGATTATTGCCGCCCGCCGATCCGCCTTGCCTCGCTGATGGGTATCCGCGTCATCCACGTCCTGACGCATGATTCGATCGGCGTCGGCGAAGACGGCCCAACCCACCAGCCGGTCGAGCAGATGGCATCCCTGCGCGCCATCCCGAACCTGATGATGTTCCGCCCGGCCGATGCGGTTGAAACCGCCGAATGCTGGCAGATCGCCGTCACGACCAAGGATCGTCCGTCGGGCCTGGCGCTCACCCGCCAGAACCTGACGACCGTGCGCACCGAATATTCAGAAAAGAACCTCTCGACGCTCGGCGCCTATACGCTCGCCGGCAGCGCCGACGCCAAGGTGACGATCTTCGCCTCGGGATCCGAAGTCGAACTCGCCGTCGCGGCCCGCAAGACGCTTGAGGAAAAGGGCATCTCGGTCCGCGTCGTCTCCGTTCCCTCGACCGAACTGTTCTTCGAGCAGCCGGATGCCTACCGTGCCGAAGTCATCGGCAAGTCGCCGGTCAAGATTGCCGTCGAAGCCGGCGTTCGCGAAGGCTGGGATGCGTTCATCGGTCCGGAAGGCACCTTTGTCGGCATGAAGAGCTTCGGCGCTTCCGGTCCGGCCAAGGACGTCTTCAAGCATTTCGGCATCACGGTCGACGCCGTCGTCGCCGCTGCCGAGGCAAAAATTTAA
- the gap gene encoding type I glyceraldehyde-3-phosphate dehydrogenase codes for MTVKVAINGFGRIGRNVLRAIVESGRTDIEVVAINDLGPVETNAHLLRYDSIHGKFPADVKVDGDTISVAGGKPIKVTAVRDPATLPHKELGVDIALECTGIFTSREKAAAHLTAGAKRVIVSAPSDGADLTVVFGVNHDQLTKDHLVISNASCTTNCLAPVVKTLDDAIGIDHGFMTTIHSYTGDQPTLDTMHKDLYRARAAALSMIPTSTGAAKAVGLVLPHLKGRLDGTSIRVPTPNVSVVDFKFVAKKNTSKEEVNEAIMAASNGKLKGILGYTDEPLVSRDFNHDSHSSIFAVDQTKVLEGNFVRVLSWYDNEWGFSNRMADTSVALGKLI; via the coding sequence ATGACTGTAAAGGTTGCCATCAACGGCTTCGGCCGTATCGGCCGTAACGTGCTTCGCGCCATCGTCGAATCCGGTCGCACCGACATCGAAGTCGTTGCCATCAACGATCTCGGCCCGGTCGAAACCAACGCCCACCTGCTCCGCTACGATTCGATCCACGGCAAGTTCCCGGCCGACGTGAAGGTCGACGGCGACACGATCTCGGTTGCCGGCGGCAAGCCGATCAAGGTCACCGCCGTCCGCGACCCGGCTACCCTGCCCCACAAGGAACTCGGCGTCGACATCGCTCTGGAATGCACCGGCATTTTCACCTCGCGTGAGAAGGCTGCGGCCCACCTCACCGCCGGCGCCAAGCGCGTCATCGTTTCCGCTCCGTCCGACGGCGCAGACCTGACCGTCGTCTTCGGCGTCAACCACGATCAGCTGACCAAGGACCACCTGGTCATCTCCAACGCGTCGTGCACGACGAACTGCCTCGCCCCCGTCGTCAAGACACTGGATGATGCGATCGGCATCGACCACGGCTTCATGACCACGATCCACTCCTATACGGGTGACCAGCCGACGCTCGATACCATGCACAAGGACCTGTACCGCGCCCGCGCAGCAGCCTTGTCCATGATCCCGACCTCGACCGGTGCCGCAAAGGCTGTTGGCCTGGTTCTGCCGCACCTGAAGGGCCGCCTCGACGGCACCTCGATCCGCGTGCCGACCCCGAACGTCTCGGTCGTCGACTTCAAGTTCGTCGCCAAGAAGAACACCAGCAAGGAAGAAGTCAACGAAGCCATCATGGCTGCCTCCAACGGCAAGCTGAAGGGCATCCTCGGCTATACCGACGAGCCGCTGGTTTCGCGCGACTTCAACCACGACAGCCATTCGTCGATCTTCGCCGTCGACCAGACCAAGGTGCTCGAAGGCAACTTCGTCCGCGTCCTGTCCTGGTACGACAACGAATGGGGCTTCTCCAACCGCATGGCCGACACCTCGGTCGCGCTGGGCAAGCTCATCTAA
- a CDS encoding LysR family transcriptional regulator: MDRFTSMTIFVKAADLGSFAAAADAMGISPQMVAKHVVFLEDRLGTALLHRTTRRQSLTDVGRAYYDRCKHLLLEVDAAEAVAQDMRTKPKGVLRVNAPLTFGTFSLAPFVTRYLGRYSDMQIDLTLNDRFVDPLEEGFEVMIRIGDVSDTSLIAHPLAPYQMIACASPEYLARRGMPRTPAELRQHDCLAYAYWSPSIPCRWRFTRDGKTEEVRATGRMRSNDWKTLLCAAMEGYGITLGPENVLNPEIEAGRLVRVLPDYEGPSRPMHVIYPAGRRPTVKVQSFVQAVIEEFGRA, encoded by the coding sequence GTGGACAGGTTCACAAGCATGACGATCTTCGTCAAGGCCGCCGATCTGGGGTCGTTCGCCGCGGCTGCGGACGCGATGGGGATTTCCCCGCAAATGGTTGCGAAGCATGTCGTTTTCCTCGAGGATCGGTTGGGCACCGCGCTCCTTCACCGGACAACAAGGCGGCAGAGCCTGACCGATGTCGGGAGAGCCTATTACGATCGCTGCAAGCATCTGCTTCTGGAAGTCGACGCGGCCGAAGCCGTGGCGCAGGACATGCGCACAAAGCCTAAGGGAGTATTGCGGGTCAATGCTCCGCTGACTTTCGGCACCTTCAGTCTGGCGCCATTCGTGACCCGCTATCTCGGCCGCTACTCCGACATGCAGATCGACCTGACGCTCAATGATCGTTTCGTCGATCCGCTCGAAGAGGGGTTCGAAGTGATGATACGCATCGGCGACGTCAGCGACACGTCGCTCATCGCACATCCTCTGGCGCCGTATCAGATGATTGCCTGCGCATCGCCGGAATATCTTGCCCGCCGGGGCATGCCTCGGACCCCGGCGGAATTGAGGCAGCATGATTGTCTTGCCTATGCCTATTGGTCGCCTTCCATTCCCTGTCGCTGGCGCTTTACCCGCGACGGCAAAACGGAAGAGGTCCGGGCGACAGGACGTATGCGCAGCAATGACTGGAAGACACTGCTTTGTGCGGCAATGGAAGGTTATGGCATCACTCTCGGGCCGGAGAATGTGCTTAATCCCGAGATAGAAGCCGGCCGGCTTGTCCGGGTGCTGCCGGATTATGAGGGGCCTTCCCGACCGATGCATGTCATCTATCCGGCCGGACGGCGACCGACCGTCAAGGTGCAAAGCTTCGTGCAGGCGGTCATCGAAGAATTCGGTCGGGCCTGA